Part of the Mus caroli chromosome 1, CAROLI_EIJ_v1.1, whole genome shotgun sequence genome, aaatctttgtagaCCTAAGTTCAATGAACTTCAGATTAGCATCTATAATTCAGTTGAGTGTTCAGGACTGCAGAAGTCATCTTGAGTCTTTCTACGAAAGTACGTACATATCTTCCTCATGGAGCTGGGAGTAATGGTGACCTAGAAGAAAACGTAGTTAGCGACACCCCAAGTTAAAGTTCCAAGTCCCCACAGCAAGTGTCTAGGTTAAAACTCCTATTTTCTTGAGCGAATCAAAATCAGCCCCTCAACTGATAAGTGCAAAAACAgcactttcttcattttcttccaaaaAAGGAACATTTTCCTGATAAATATTAGTTGTATAGTGGCACATTCCCacaatctcagcacctgggaggctgaggcagcaaggtcctgagttcaaagccagtctgggatacatagtgagagctTGTAAGTCAACAACACGTAAaagcaccaaaaccaaaacacaacaacaaaaccccaaactcaaAAAACTAGATCAGCACACTGGTCTCAAAGCTTTTTATGATTTATATTATCAGTGAAAAGTAATCATGGGGGTCAGGAAAAGACAGATGGGAGCCCCAGGGACACTGATGACAAATTTTTGGCTAGGAACACAGAACATTCCTACTattgagaaaaagaaactgtgtcATTTTCTGTACCAAAATTTTGGTTTGGCTTGCAGAGTAAATAGCCTTTATATCtatcttttgtttcctttcccagAAGCACAGGCCAGGTTAAGGATGTTAAGTGAGGCAGGACACTCACCACATTAGTACTAGTCTAAAGATAGCTTCTGCCCCTAATTGGATTGGGgtcctttccatcttccttttaAACTCAGAACAAGAACCTTGTGAGCCCCAGGAACTGAATGCCCCTCCCCATAACTTCACACCGAGTAACAGCAGCTCTGCGTTGCTCTGCTGGTGTGCATGGCTTACCCAATGCTCAGCTGTCTTTACCATTCTAAGGCTTTACAAAGCTCACTTACCATAATTAAATGTCCTGTCAGTCATTGAAATGTGAACCTTAGAAATAAGTGTTCAGAATATTGCTATATGTAAGATAATCATAAACTTGAGAAAAagccaacaaataaaaataaattaaaaaatcaaggATTCTGTAATTTAATTGCTTTGAAATATCTAAGTTTCATTTTGCTCAGAAAATGCAATtacaagctaaaaaaaaatctacttatgGATGTTGGCAAGTTTCCCAAGAATAAAgtttacctaaaaaaaaaaaaaaaaaaccatactgtCTACCAGGAGAGATATTTTTGAATCGACACTCTGGATGGTGAGAGGAAGGCTTTAGTGAGTCAAGCAGTAAGTAATACTGAAGAATGTGAGCAGACAAAAGGATTAATGGAGTAACAGGGCAAAGTTATTAACCTGGTTCCCAGACAATCTTCAGAACTGCATCTAGTCCCCTTCAAATAGGACATGTGTCCTCCCACATTGTAAGCTTACCGGGCCTGGTGACGTCTTCCCACTTTGTCTCCTGGAACTGGGCGTCTGGGATGATGGACTTCTTGGGGATGAATTTTCTGCCTTGCGTTTGGCTGCTATGGCCAACAACCAGTTCTTATTCTCTGGGGAGCTATTCTCTTTGCCCACCATCTCAGATCCTTCTCCACAAGGTCTCAAAGGAAGAGGCAGTGGTCCACAGCCTTCAGAAGCATAAGGACTGACAGGAGAAGGAGGTTCTGAGATGCTTGTGCCAGCACCTTCAGTCTTGCTTGATTTGGTTGGACCCTCGGAGTCTTGGCTAAGGACTTCCTGGGTGCCGGAAAGGCAGCACAGATCCAAATGAAGACTTTCCACTTGGCCGTCAAGCTCAGTGACACAGTTGCAACTCTTCACACACTTTTGTTTCACACTCTCCAGACAGCTTGAGTCGAGACGCCTCTTCACTCTATTTCTAGATTCAGAGCAAGCATCTGCCTGTGATGACTTCTGGCTCACAGGAATAAGAGCTTTTCTTGGAGACGAGATCTTTGTCTCAGAAGCAGGTGGAGTGACAGGTGGTGATGAGGAAGGTGTTCGGGTCACCCAGTTTCTAAGCGACATCTTGAAAGATGAGAGTGGCTTGGGAGACACAGAAGAGACGGAGCCTCTTCTGCTGACTGGAGAACGGGTCGTGGCAGGAGTGGTTTTGACTGAGAATGTGGGGGTACTTGAAGGAAGAGGGAGGTCTCCTGCACAGCTTGGAGTACAAGCTGCTGATGAAGGAGAGGAGATGGATGGACTGCTCTTGGCTCTGGGAGCTTTGGCAGGAGTACTCTGGCTACTTGGTACCGttactgaaaatgaagaagagcatGAAAATCAGAAAGAATGATGTAATAAAGTCCTTGATATTTTTCTTGAAATCAAGGGGCATATCTAACATCATCATCTAAGGGTTGGTTTGTCAGTAAATAGATAGCTAAAATCATTCCATTTCTACCATTCCCCCCCTAGCACTTTTCCTCTTCCGTGTCTAACTGCCAGTTTCCTAAGCCCCTGATGTAAAACATATACTTGGCAAAGCCTGGGAAAGATAAAACTTCTAAAGCACAAGTAAACCCCCCACAGTCTCCACGTGCGGATGACACAAAGCACACCACAAACTGGCTATAAAAACGAGATCAAAAGGCACATGGTGTTTCACCATACGGTTGTACTTTTTATCCTATGAATTTGGG contains:
- the Dtl gene encoding denticleless protein homolog isoform X3, with product MQRPPVQPQVCSFFQVSKSSSCVTPHSQISVFSTGGRDGNIMIWDTRCNKKDGFYRQVNQISGAHNTADKQTPSKPKKKQNSKGLAPSVDSQQSVTVVLFQDENTLVSAGAVDGIIKVWDLRKNYTAYRQEPIASKSFLYPGTSTRKLGYSSLVLDSTGSTLFANCTDDNIYMFNMTGLKTSPVAVFNGHQNSTFYVKSSLSPDDQFLISGSSDEAAYIWKVSMPWHPPTVLLGHSQEVTSVCWCPSDFTKIATCSDDNTLKIWRLNRGLEEKPGGDKHSIVGWTSQKKKEVKACPVTVPSSQSTPAKAPRAKSSPSISSPSSAACTPSCAGDLPLPSSTPTFSVKTTPATTRSPVSRRGSVSSVSPKPLSSFKMSLRNWVTRTPSSSPPVTPPASETKISSPRKALIPVSQKSSQADACSESRNRVKRRLDSSCLESVKQKCVKSCNCVTELDGQVESLHLDLCCLSGTQEVLSQDSEGPTKSSKTEGAGTSISEPPSPVSPYASEGCGPLPLPLRPCGEGSEMVGKENSSPENKNWLLAIAAKRKAENSSPRSPSSQTPSSRRQSGKTSPGPVTITPSSMRKICTYFRRKTQDDFCSPEHSTEL